The sequence below is a genomic window from Entelurus aequoreus isolate RoL-2023_Sb linkage group LG15, RoL_Eaeq_v1.1, whole genome shotgun sequence.
GGGGATTGACCCTTTCAGTGTTAAACATGACAAAAAAGAGGTAGACATAAAGTGGTCAGGTGACTGATGACCTTTAACCTTTCACCCTGATGAGTTGTCAaaagaaaacaacacaaatggcaGTGTGTGCACAGCATGTGTTGAGTGTCCAGAAAAAAACGGCCAATAGGCTTTAAGCACCGTCACATAAGTCCCTTCTACCTATTTCATAGTCTGGTAACCCCGCCTCCACATAACGAATTTACCTGAGAAGTTTGGTCGCTGTCAGCCAATCAAACGCCTGAATGTAGCATGACCCCGCCCACTTCAGTCTTGAACAACCAGTCAACATTGACCTTTCGCGAAGCCAAACATCCCCCACCAATCACAGAGCAGTCTCTTCTGACAGCGCTCGGTTCAATTCAGTGCAGCTCCTTACGATATTATTCTAAGTTATTGGTCAAGTTTTGCTATTTAAAATGTAGTTGTCGGCGGAAACCACCAGGCTTAACACCAGCTTCAAGGTAAGAAATTAGCTTATTATTCGCAATGTACATTGTTGTGGAAAGTTGTGGCGCTAACCGGAGTAAACTAGCATATCGGCTATGTGTTAGCTCCTTCGCTAAAGCTAGCTATTTTACTACTAAATGTAattatgtgtacatatgtgtgtaaatataaatTTATTTGTAATGGTTGTATAAACAAAAAGCTTTATCACTGTTCTCTGACTCCTTTTTGTGGTAGTTCTGGTATCTTGTGCATTACTTCCTAATTTCAGCTGACAAGCCTGGCAACAGTCACTGGCGGGGATTAGCGAAAGGTCAATGCAGCGTCactctgacatcacttcctgtttaagAGTGAGACCTGTCACTTTGAGGTGTAGCTGGTGCTGGTTGCTACGCAATGAGGCTGCAGGTAGACACCCACTTCAGAGACAGAAAAAAATGCTGCGGTACCTGGAGATCATTCACTGAGTCGGACCTgaacttatgtgtgtgtgtgtgtgccaaaaGTTTTACTGGTCACATGGTGGACTCTTTGGCCGGGAGGTCCACGTTGGTTACCATGACAACTGGAGGGACAGAAGAGGAGAAGGTGGGCGGGGCTACGGCGCTAGTGAGGCGACGCACTTGGCCCATGCGCTCTTGCACGCAGCCGGCCGACAGTCGGGCCTCGGCGTCGTGGTCCCAGCATTCCGACACCGTCTCGCACACATGGCACAGACCCTGAAAAGGGAGGAGCTTATTGGATCATTGTGTGGATAGTGCGAGTACCACTCGTGTGGAAATGTATCCATGAAATATGCAGAAGACATTTTTATGTGTACGCTTTTATTTCTCCAATGTGTCGTGGGCCAATAAAAAACATTCTGAGGGTGTATTTCTTGTTAGACATTTTTTAATGACCACTCACGTTATGTTTGAACCAAACGTCTTTGAAGGCCGGCCTCAACTTCTTGTGGACAACAACTTCCTGAAGGTCCTCCAGTGACGGATGCTGACCTACTTCCTCCTCGAATGGCAGCATGTACTCGCCTACTGGACCTGACGCACACACGCTTTGATTAGACCTGCAGACCAAACCGTGCATTATGTGAGCGGCGCTTACCATCAGCGGCTTTGCAGCGTGTCAGCAGCTCCCACAGGACCAGGCCCAAAGCGTACATGTCGATTCTGAGGAAGGCGTCCCGCTGGAAGTTGATGGCGCCTTCTAGAACCTCAGGAGCCATGTAGCGCCACGTCCCTACCTGTGCACGCGCGCGCGTTTCAGTAATGAGCTCCTCTTCGTTGCCGAGGACGAGAGTCTCACCTGTCCGTGCGTCTCACCGGGCGGCGTTCCTGACTCAAAGGGCACAGCCAAGCCGAAATCTCCGATGACGGCGGTCAGGTCTGAACGCATCATGATGTTCTTGCTCTTGAAGTCCCTGATACACATGCACAAGAGTCAAAGGTCATGCCCTGACGCACCAAAGAGGATGTGACATACCTGTGAGCGATTGCGGGTTTGGCTCCCTCGCCTTTGTTCCGGGGTACATCTTCGTGCAGGTACGCCAGACCACACGCCATGGACACCCCAATGTGACACAACTCTAACCAACTGATGACGTTCGCCTTCAGGAAGTCGCAGAGCGAACCCTGCGGGACATTCAGCAACACCCACGTCAACACCTGCCCTACAACTACATGTTGGTTCCTAAGCCCCACCTGCTCATGAAACTCTGTGATGAGCCACAGTTCGGCCTCTAGGTGGCGCCCTCGCTGCTCGGCGCCAACGTACTTCAGTATGTTTTCGTGCTTCATTCCCGGCGTGGTAAACACCTCCCGCTCGTTCTGCCACGACATCTTGTACTGCAAAACGACACCCATGCATCAACACGCCTGTGACAAACCTGAACATGTGGCGATTTGCACGCACCTGGATAGGGAACACCTTGACGGCCACAAACTCGTTCAGAATTTGGCCCTTCCAGACGCAACCGAAGCGCCCTCTGGCTTTCACTTCCAGCAACTGCAGGGGCTTTAACCCCAAGAGGGGGGAATCAGGCAGAGGAACTGGGTCCTGAAGGACAACCaggcttctttttttaaattgcgGTACCATTAAATAAccataatatgacttattttgaaatGTATGTGTGTACCTCAGTGACGTCCACATGTCCGTACGGAGGTTTGCGATGGCGGTACATCCATACAGTGGCAAGCAGAATGGTTGACAGCACTGTGACGGGCAGCAGGCAATAAAAGATGACGTGTATCACGCTGATTCTGGGGGTCGGAGCTTGgatgactgacacacacacatgaagGTAAAACAACAACACGCACATGTAAGTGTGTAACggtgacacacacactcacgtgaGCCGGCGGCATCCGGCAAGTGCGTGAACTTGTTGTTGCACATGTTTCCTTCACAGCAGCAGAAGAAGACCTGAGGACTCTCTTCAGTGGACACACACTCCTCACTGGACGAGTTacatgataggcaaaattaagaCACGCCCCCTACATTCTCGACACCATTTCGCCCGCCCACAACATGACCAAGTGTTTGTCAGAGATCGTGTACACAGAGTGACGCTCTGCGCGTGCATTTTACCGGTCGTAGCAGTTGAAGTCGTCAAGCCAGCATCCTTTCTTTACCAGCTCAATGGCGCCCGACTCATTGGTCCACGAGGCGTAACAGTGCGAGCGTTTGTCGGCGTCGCCCTCGCAGCGCTCCACGCCGCTCTGGTTGGTCAGCTCCATTTCGTAGTTGACGTTGTAGTACAAGCATTccctggtgggggcgtggccagccGTCAGCCCTGTGGGTGTTGACGTTAAGCCATGGTAATTCAGAGAGTGGAGTCAATTATAAGTACATGTTAAGGAGCGGCGTGGCAcgcttggtagagcggccgtgccagcaacctggggGTTCCAGGTTTATTCCCgcttccgccgtcctagtcactgctgttgtcctTGAGAAAAACACTTTACCCATGTGCTCTTAGTGCCACccatactggtttaaatgtagcttgtagataataggtttcactatggaaagcgctttgagtctctagagaaaaagcgctacataaatatactTCACACTTGTCAACAATAAGTCAATAACAAATCAACACTAAGTCAATGAAAAGTCAGCAACAATAAGTCAATGAAAAGTCAACAATAAGTCAATAAATCAATAACAAATCAACAATAAGTCAATGAAAAGTCGACAATAGTAAGTCAACAATAAGTCAATGAAAAGTCAACTAAAAGTCAATGAAAAGTCAAAAATAAATCTATGAGAAGTCAACAACATATCAATGAAAAGTCACTAATAAGTCAACAATAAGACAATAACAAGTCAATAATAAGTCATCAAAAAGTCAATGACAAGTCAACAATAAATCATAAATAAGTCAATGAAAAGTCAATAACAAGTCATCAATAAGTAAATGACAAGTCAGCAATAGTTCAAGAAAAACAAGTCATCAATAAGTCAAGAACACATCAACAGTAATTCAACAAGTCATAAATAAGTCAATGACAAGTCAACAATAATAAGTCAACGATAAGTCATTGAAAAGTCAACACTAAGTCAATCGAAAGTCAACAACAAAAAGTCATCAATAAATCAATGACAAGTCAACAATTATAGGTCAACAATATGTCAAGGAAAAGTCAACAGTAAGTCAACAATACGTCAATAAGAAGTCATCAATAAGTCAATGACAAGTCAACACGGAGTCAACAACAACAAGCCATCAATAAGTCAATGACAAGTCAACAAGTTGGGTCAGCAATATGTCAATGAAATGTTAAAAGTAAGTCAATAACAAGTCATCAGTAAGTCAATGACAAGTCAACACAGAGTCAACAACAATAAGTCAATGACAAGTCAATAAGTCAATGACTAGTCAACAATAAGTCAATGAAACAATAAGTCATCAGTTGACTTGTTGATGAACAAGTCATCAATAAATCAATGACAAGTCAACAATAATAGGTCAACTATATGTCAATGAAAAGTCAACAATAAATCAATAAGAAGTCATCAATAAGTCAATGacaagtcaacaacaacacgCCATCAATAAGTCAATGACAAGTCAACAAGTTAAGTCAACAATATGTCAATAAAAAGTTAACAGTAAGTCAAAAACAAGTCATCAGTAAGACAATGACAAGTCAACAATAAGTCAATGAATAGTCAACAATAAGTCAATGAAACAATAAGTCATCAGTTGACTTGTCATTGACTTGTTGATGAACAAGTAATCAATAAGTCAATAACAAATCAACAATAAGTCAATGAAAAGTCAACAGTAAGTCAACATTAACAATTCCACAGTAAGTCAAAGAAAAGTCAATATAAATAAGTTAACAATAAGTCAATgagaagtcaacaacaacaacaagtcatCAATAAATCAATGACAAGTCAATAATAGGTCAACAATATGTCAATGAAAAGTAAACAGTAAGTCAACAATAAGTCAATAAGAAGTCATCAATAAGTCAATGACAAGTCAACACGGAGTCAACAACAACACGCCATCAATAAGTCAATGACAAGTCAACAAGTTAAGTCAACAATAAGTCAAAAACAAGTCATCAGTAAGTCAATgacaagacaacaacaataagTCAAAAAGTCAACAGTAAGTCAATGAAAAGTCAACAATAAGTCAATGACAAGTCAACAACAAGTCAATGACTAGTCAACAATAAGTCAATGAAACAATAACAAGTCATCAATTGACTTGATGAACAAGTCATCAATAAGTCAAAAACAAATCAACAATAAGTCAATGAAAAGTAAACAGTAAGTCAACAATAACAAGTCAAAGAAAAGTCAACATAAATAAGTTAATAACAAGTCAACAGTAATTAGTCAACAATAAGTCAATGAAAAGTCAACAACAAGTCATCAATGACAAGTCAACAATAATAGGTCAACTATATGTCAATGAAAAGTCAACAGTAAGACAACAATAAATCAATAAGAAGTCATCAATAAGTCAATGACAAGTCAACACGTAGTCAACAACAACACGCCATCAATAAGTCAATGACAAGTCAACAATATGTCAATAAAAAGTTAACAGTAAGTCAAAAACAAGTCATGAGTAAGACAATGACAAGTCAACAATAAGTCAATGAATAGTCAACAATAAGTCAATGAAATAAGTCATCAGTTCACTTGTCATTGACTTGTTGATGAACAAGTAATCAATAAGTCAATAACAAATCAACAATAAGTCAACAGTAAGTCAACATTAACAATTACACAGTAAGTTAAAGAAAAGTCAATATAAATAAGTCAAtgaaaagtcaacaacaacaacaagtcatCAATAAATCAATGACAAGTCAACAATAATAGGTCAACAATATGTCAATGAAAAGTAAACAGTAAGTCAACAATAAGTCAATAAGAAGTCATCAATAAGTCAATGACAAGTCAACACGGAGTCAACAACAAGTCAACAAGTTAAGTCAACAACAAGTCATCAGTAAGTCAATGACAAGACAACAATAAGTCAACAACAATAAGTCAATGACAAGTCAACAACAATAAGTCAATGACAAGTCTACAATAATTCAATAACAAATCAACAATAAGTCAATAAAAAGTCAACAATAAGTCAACAGTAAGTCAACAATAACAAGTCAACAGTAAGTCAAGGAAAAgtcaacataattttttttatgacaagtcAACAGTAATATGTCAACAATAAGTCAACAGTAAGTCAACAATAACAAGTCAACAGTAAGTCAAGGAAaagtaaacataattttttttatgacaagtcAACAGTAATATGTCAACAATAAGTCAATGACAAGTCAACAAGTCAATGACAAGTCAACAACAAGTCAATGACTAGTCAACAATAAGTCAATGAAACAATAAGTCATCAATTGACTTGTCATTGACTTGTTGATGAACAAGTCATCAATAAGTCAATAACAAATCAACAATAAGTCAATGAAAATTAAACATTAAATCAACAATAACAAGTCAAAGAAAAGTcaacataaataaattaatgacaagTCAACAGTAATATTTCAACAATAAGTCAATAAAAAGTCAACAATAAGTCAAggaaaagtaaacagtaacaaataaacaataaatcAATGAAAAGTCAACAATAGGTCAAAGAAAAGTCAACAACAAGTCATCAATAAGTCAATGACAAGTCAACAATGATAGGTAGACAATACATCAACAATAAGTCAATGAAAAGTCAACAATAAGTCAATGAAAAGTCAACAACACCAAGTCATCAATAAGTCAATGACAAGTCAATAACAAATCAACAgtaattcaacaacaacaaatcaaAAGTCAATGACAAGTCATCATTAAGTAATTGACAAGTCAACTATAATTAAAAACAAGTCATCAATAAGTCAATGACAAGTCGACAAGTCATCAATAAGTCAATGAGAAGTTAGCAATAATAAGTCAACAATACGTCAATGAAAAGTCAGCAACAACAAGTCATCAGTAAGTCAATGACAAGTCAACAATGATAGGTAGACGATACATAATCTATAAGTCAATGAAAAGTCAATGAAAAGTCAACAACACCAAGTCATCAATAAGTCTATGACAAGTCTATAATAACAAATTCACAGTAAGTCAACATCGTCAAATCAAAAGTCAATGACAAGTCATCATTAAGTAATTGACAAGTCAACTATAATTAAAAAACAAGTCATCAATAAGTCAATGACAAGTCAACAGTAAGTCAAAAAGTCATCAATAAGTCAATGAACAGTCAACAATAATAGGTCAATGAAAAGTcaacaattcaatcaatcaatcaatcaaagtttatttacgtagccctaaatcacgagtgtctcaaagggctgcacaagccacaacgacatcctcggctcagatcccacatccgggcaagaaaaaactcaacccaatgggatgacaatgagaaaccttggaggggaccgcagatatggggacaccccccctgggcgaccggtgcaacggacgttgagtggatctagcataatattgtgagagtccagtccatagtccagTCCATTAAGTCAATAACAAATCAACAATAAGTCAATGAAAagtcaacaacaataataagtcaATGAAAAGTTAACAATAAGTCAATGAAAAGTCAACAATAAGTCAATGTAAAGTCGACAATAATAAGTCAATGAAAAGTCGACAATAATAAGTCAATGAAAAGTCAACAATACCAACTCAACAATAAGTCAAGAGAAGTCAACAATAAGTCAATAAAAGTCAACAATAAGTCATCAATAAGTCAATGACAAGTCAACAATGATAGGTCGACAATAAATCATCAATAAGTCAATgacaagtcaacaacaacaaatcaaAAGTCAATAACAAGTCATCAATAAGTAAATgacaagtcaacaacaacaaatcaaAAGTCAATAACAAGTCATCAATAAGTAAATGACAAGTCAACAACAGTTCAAGAACAAGTCATCAATATGTCAAGGACATATCAACAGTAAGTCAACAACAAGTCATACATAAGTAAGTGACTAGTCAACAATAATGAGCCCACAAtacagggttcgtacaccttttccatggccaaattcaatcactttttaaggactttcaaatagggctgggcgatatggccttattTTAAttcctcaatatttttaggccatgtcacaatacacgatatatatctcaatattttgccttagccttgaatgaacacttgatgcatataatcacactactatgatgattctatgtgtctacattaaaacattcttgttcatactgcagtaatatatgctcattttaaactttcatgcagagagggaaatcaaaactaagtcaattgaccaaaactgtatttattaaacagttattaagcagtggcacaaacattcatgtcatttcaaaacagaaagtgcaagattgtcagaaacattttaaaacaagctattagtgcacttttgtgcatgatgtcactaagatgacatatcaaaacaacactaaattaaagtgcactttttgtacagaacgccactacaatagtttaaaacaaataaagtgcactttagtgcatgatgtcacacaagatatttcaataactgtcaaataaaaatgagctgcataataggaaatcaaatagtgtatgtccttcactatgtggtaggttcctgcggacgttatctccttctgttgttgaccatttttttcatacggtgttgatgtggaattagttgcctcagcattttgttggtgtggcacctaacagagatgttgacatgcagagtttcaagcactcttcattctctagcgggtcacttttcaaatgatgctacatattagcagtaatgctactttttgtagcaacgcttttgccccacacttgacaaattacggttgtctgttcgacatattcccgcttgaagccaaaccaccaccagacgatggaccgcgtgctgtttttcttcggaattaattattccttcatttgttaccagattcgcacctttctttctctcgtattaccactcgcaccacagctaacgttacccatgctgctacctctctgctccacgaggtcgtatacgtatgtgacgtatgtaagaaggtgcgcttgttttacctcTCTGGGAGAAAGAGAGACAACAAAgcgtgagaagagcctgtagtg
It includes:
- the LOC133630079 gene encoding activin receptor type-2B-like isoform X2, translating into MLARKMRRHNRALMMLMIGTLNAGLTAGHAPTRECLYYNVNYEMELTNQSGVERCEGDADKRSHCYASWTNESGAIELVKKGCWLDDFNCYDREECVSTEESPQVFFCCCEGNMCNNKFTHLPDAAGSLIQAPTPRISVIHVIFYCLLPVTVLSTILLATVWMYRHRKPPYGHVDVTEDPVPLPDSPLLGLKPLQLLEVKARGRFGCVWKGQILNEFVAVKVFPIQYKMSWQNEREVFTTPGMKHENILKYVGAEQRGRHLEAELWLITEFHEQGSLCDFLKANVISWLELCHIGVSMACGLAYLHEDVPRNKGEGAKPAIAHRDFKSKNIMMRSDLTAVIGDFGLAVPFESGTPPGETHGQVGTWRYMAPEVLEGAINFQRDAFLRIDMYALGLVLWELLTRCKAADGPVGEYMLPFEEEVGQHPSLEDLQEVVVHKKLRPAFKDVWFKHNGLCHVCETVSECWDHDAEARLSAGCVQERMGQVRRLTSAVAPPTFSSSVPPVVMVTNVDLPAKESTM
- the LOC133630079 gene encoding activin receptor type-2B-like isoform X1 codes for the protein MLARKMRRHNRALMMLMIGTLNAGLTAGHAPTRECLYYNVNYEMELTNQSGVERCEGDADKRSHCYASWTNESGAIELVKKGCWLDDFNCYDREECVSTEESPQVFFCCCEGNMCNNKFTHLPDAAGSREFIQAPTPRISVIHVIFYCLLPVTVLSTILLATVWMYRHRKPPYGHVDVTEDPVPLPDSPLLGLKPLQLLEVKARGRFGCVWKGQILNEFVAVKVFPIQYKMSWQNEREVFTTPGMKHENILKYVGAEQRGRHLEAELWLITEFHEQGSLCDFLKANVISWLELCHIGVSMACGLAYLHEDVPRNKGEGAKPAIAHRDFKSKNIMMRSDLTAVIGDFGLAVPFESGTPPGETHGQVGTWRYMAPEVLEGAINFQRDAFLRIDMYALGLVLWELLTRCKAADGPVGEYMLPFEEEVGQHPSLEDLQEVVVHKKLRPAFKDVWFKHNGLCHVCETVSECWDHDAEARLSAGCVQERMGQVRRLTSAVAPPTFSSSVPPVVMVTNVDLPAKESTM